In one Polynucleobacter sp. JS-JIR-5-A7 genomic region, the following are encoded:
- the ilvA gene encoding threonine ammonia-lyase, biosynthetic, whose protein sequence is MATNYLKKILSARVYDVARETELQLAPELTKRLGNQVLLKREDNQPVFSFKLRGAYNKMAHLPPESLKRGVIAASAGNHAQGVALSAAKMKCKAVIVMPVTTPSVKIDAVKARGGSWVEIILQGESYSDAFQHAELLGKKRGLTFVHPFDDPDVIAGQGTIAHEIFTQYEKPIDAVFVAIGGGGLISGIGEYIKAVSPKTKVIGVQASDSDAMNQSLKANKRIEMKDVGLFSDGTAVKLVGKETFRICKKVVDEIITVDTDEICAAINDVFTDTRSILEPAGALAIAGMKKYVDKKRLKKKTLVAVACGANMNFSRLRFVAERADVGEFREAVFAVTIPEERGSFKRFCELLGKRNVTEFNYRIGDQSEAHIFVGISTQKAGDSEAIAKHFRKAKFATIDLTHDELAKSHLRHMVGGHSVLAKDELLYRFEFPERPGALMKFLKSMAPNWNISLFHYRNHGADYGRILVGIQVPKNEQKKFQNFLATLGYPHWDESNNPAYQLFLK, encoded by the coding sequence ATGGCAACGAACTATTTAAAGAAAATTTTATCGGCTCGCGTCTATGACGTAGCCAGAGAAACTGAACTGCAGCTCGCCCCCGAACTGACTAAGCGTTTGGGTAACCAGGTCCTTCTCAAAAGAGAGGATAACCAGCCGGTTTTTTCCTTCAAACTCCGTGGCGCCTATAACAAAATGGCCCATTTGCCCCCAGAATCTTTAAAACGCGGTGTGATTGCGGCTTCTGCAGGCAATCATGCTCAAGGCGTAGCCTTATCTGCTGCCAAAATGAAATGTAAGGCTGTCATCGTGATGCCGGTGACGACTCCCAGCGTCAAAATTGATGCCGTTAAAGCGAGAGGTGGTTCTTGGGTCGAGATCATTCTCCAGGGTGAGTCTTACAGCGACGCATTTCAACATGCGGAACTATTAGGCAAAAAACGAGGCTTGACCTTTGTTCATCCATTTGATGACCCAGATGTAATCGCTGGACAAGGTACCATTGCCCACGAAATTTTTACTCAATATGAAAAACCCATCGATGCAGTATTTGTCGCCATTGGTGGTGGCGGTCTCATATCCGGTATTGGCGAATATATCAAAGCAGTAAGCCCAAAGACCAAAGTCATCGGCGTGCAAGCCTCAGATTCTGATGCCATGAATCAATCTCTCAAAGCGAACAAACGGATTGAGATGAAAGATGTTGGCTTATTCTCTGATGGCACTGCTGTCAAATTGGTCGGTAAAGAAACTTTCCGTATCTGCAAAAAAGTAGTTGATGAAATCATTACTGTCGATACCGATGAAATCTGTGCAGCCATTAATGATGTCTTTACCGATACCCGAAGCATCCTTGAGCCTGCTGGCGCCCTAGCCATTGCAGGCATGAAGAAGTATGTTGATAAAAAACGTCTCAAGAAGAAAACCCTGGTAGCCGTTGCTTGCGGAGCCAATATGAACTTTAGCCGTCTCCGCTTTGTAGCAGAGCGTGCAGACGTTGGTGAGTTCCGCGAAGCAGTATTTGCCGTAACGATTCCTGAAGAGCGTGGCTCTTTCAAACGTTTCTGTGAATTACTCGGTAAACGCAATGTGACTGAGTTTAACTATCGGATTGGTGATCAAAGCGAAGCACATATTTTTGTAGGCATCAGCACACAAAAAGCGGGGGATAGCGAAGCCATTGCAAAACATTTCCGTAAAGCGAAGTTTGCAACGATCGACCTCACCCATGATGAGTTAGCAAAATCGCACTTACGTCATATGGTGGGTGGTCACTCTGTACTTGCCAAAGATGAATTGCTCTACCGTTTTGAATTTCCAGAGCGCCCGGGTGCTTTGATGAAGTTCCTAAAGAGCATGGCACCTAACTGGAACATTAGTCTCTTCCACTATCGTAATCATGGTGCTGATTACGGCCGCATTTTGGTAGGTATCCAGGTACCCAAAAATGAGCAGAAGAAATTCCAAAACTTCTTGGCAACATTGGGTTACCCTCACTGGGATGAAAGTAATAACCCTGCATATCAGCTGTTCCTGAAATGA
- a CDS encoding FAD/FMN-binding oxidoreductase, translating into MNAPLALNQLLDAEAGSPRLREIPYNYTSFSDREIVIRLLGEESWRVLNELRGVRRTGRSARMLFEILGDIWVVQRNPFLQDDLLDSPVRRKQLIDALWHRLGEVKKRNSGDSAEQVEILLSAAYRAIENFENGFKEVEQIRKRARKELSRHTASDNICFDGVSRAAHVTDATDWRVEFPLVVLKPDYESEIPGLVKACVALGLTIIPRGGGTGYTGGAIPLYAMSAVINTEKLQDIGGVKSKPLPGVAHEVSTIFTGAGVVTRRVADAAEQAGLVFAVDPTSADASCIGGNIAMNAGGKKAVLWGTALDNLASWRMVDPEGNWLDVERLEHNLGKIHDVATVRFQLTWSDGNSEPGQRILKTELLEVEGKRFRKEGLGKDVTDKFLSGLPGVQKEGCDGLITSATWILHHMPKFMRTVCLEFFGQAREAIPSIVEIKAYLDGLSKQGGPILAGLEHLDDRYLRAVGYSTKSKRNSLPKMVLIGDIAGDDEGAVAAATSEVVRMANLRVGEGFVAVSAEARKKFWLDRARTAAIARHTNAFKINEDVVIPLPRMGEYTDGIDRINIELSLKNKLQVLDGLESFLKKSALPLGKSDAEYEIPTAEILGDRVQQALELITRVRTRWADWLTQMDTYFPQLQNYSLRASWKEQVRSELRIIFGGLAFEPILAELEAIHKNILRKRVFVALHMHAGDGNVHTNIPVNSDDYEMLQDAHRAVDRIMKLARSLDGVISGEHGIGITKLEYLTEAELKDFRSYKNRVDPEGRFNKGKLMPHADLSMAYTPSFGLMGHESIIMQQSDIGAIADSVKDCLRCGKCKPVCATHVPRANLLYSPRDKILATSLLIEAFLYEEQTRRGVSIRHWEMFDDVAAHCTVCHKCLTPCPVKIDFGDVTMNMRNLMRKMGQQRFNPGTAASMFFLNTTSPETIHLVRTAMIGWGYKLQRLGNDLLRKFAKKQTAHPPATVGKPTITEQVIFFVNKKMPGNLPKKTARALLDIEDANYVPIIRDPKTTSADTEAVFYFPGCGSERLFSQVGLATQAMLWNVGVQTVLPPGYLCCGYPQRGNGDFDKADKMITDNRVLFHRVANTLNYLDIKTVVVSCGTCYDQLAGYQFEQIFPGCRIIDIHEFLAEKGVKLTGVTGVKYMYHDPCHSPMKLQDPLKTVNELIQLEDGKAIAKNDRCCGESGTLAVTRPDISTQVRFRKQIEMEKAANDLRQGDFTGDVKVLTSCPSCLQGLTRFDADSNTTADYIVVEMAQKLLGENWMQDYVTKANQGGIERVLV; encoded by the coding sequence ATGAACGCACCATTGGCTTTAAACCAGTTGTTGGATGCTGAGGCGGGTTCCCCCCGTCTTCGCGAAATTCCCTACAACTATACCTCCTTTTCTGATCGAGAAATTGTGATTCGCCTCTTAGGTGAGGAGTCGTGGCGGGTTCTCAATGAGTTGCGCGGCGTCCGCCGTACTGGCCGCTCTGCCCGCATGTTGTTTGAAATCCTGGGTGATATTTGGGTGGTTCAACGCAACCCCTTTTTGCAGGATGACTTATTGGATAGCCCAGTTCGCCGCAAACAATTAATCGATGCTCTATGGCATCGCTTGGGTGAAGTTAAAAAGCGTAATAGTGGAGATTCTGCAGAACAGGTCGAAATTTTATTAAGCGCTGCTTATCGCGCCATTGAAAATTTCGAAAATGGATTTAAGGAAGTTGAACAAATTCGTAAACGCGCACGTAAAGAATTAAGCCGCCATACCGCTAGTGACAATATTTGTTTTGATGGCGTATCGCGCGCAGCGCATGTTACTGATGCAACGGACTGGCGTGTTGAGTTTCCACTAGTAGTACTTAAGCCTGATTACGAGTCGGAGATTCCTGGTTTGGTGAAAGCCTGCGTGGCATTGGGTCTCACGATTATTCCTCGTGGAGGTGGCACTGGCTATACCGGTGGTGCGATTCCCTTGTATGCCATGTCTGCAGTGATTAATACTGAGAAATTACAAGATATCGGCGGCGTGAAATCTAAGCCTCTGCCTGGTGTAGCTCATGAGGTCTCAACTATCTTTACTGGTGCTGGTGTTGTCACTCGCCGTGTAGCTGATGCTGCAGAGCAAGCTGGCTTAGTGTTTGCAGTTGATCCTACTTCTGCTGATGCGAGTTGCATTGGCGGCAACATTGCCATGAATGCCGGTGGTAAAAAAGCAGTTCTTTGGGGCACTGCTCTAGATAACCTCGCTAGCTGGCGCATGGTGGATCCAGAGGGCAATTGGCTCGATGTTGAACGCCTTGAGCACAACCTTGGCAAGATTCATGATGTTGCAACCGTGCGCTTTCAGTTAACTTGGTCTGATGGTAATAGCGAGCCTGGTCAGCGAATTCTAAAAACAGAATTGCTCGAAGTAGAAGGCAAGCGTTTTCGCAAAGAGGGTTTAGGTAAAGACGTTACTGATAAATTTTTATCAGGCTTGCCTGGCGTACAAAAAGAAGGTTGCGATGGTTTGATTACTAGCGCAACTTGGATATTGCATCACATGCCAAAATTTATGCGTACTGTTTGCTTAGAGTTTTTTGGGCAAGCGCGCGAGGCCATTCCAAGTATTGTCGAAATCAAGGCTTACTTGGATGGTTTAAGTAAGCAAGGCGGCCCCATTCTGGCTGGTCTGGAGCACTTGGATGATCGATATTTAAGGGCAGTGGGTTACTCCACCAAATCCAAGCGTAATAGCTTGCCGAAGATGGTCTTGATTGGCGATATTGCTGGCGATGATGAAGGAGCAGTCGCAGCAGCTACTAGTGAAGTAGTGCGCATGGCAAACCTGCGGGTTGGCGAGGGCTTTGTTGCAGTGAGCGCAGAAGCTCGCAAGAAGTTCTGGCTCGACCGTGCTCGGACAGCCGCCATTGCTCGTCATACCAATGCATTTAAGATCAATGAAGATGTGGTAATTCCTTTGCCGCGGATGGGTGAGTACACCGATGGGATTGATCGCATCAATATTGAACTATCCCTTAAAAACAAGTTACAAGTTCTCGACGGCCTGGAGTCGTTCTTGAAAAAGAGCGCTTTGCCATTAGGCAAGAGTGATGCGGAATATGAAATCCCTACAGCAGAGATTTTAGGTGATCGGGTACAGCAGGCTCTTGAATTAATTACGAGGGTACGCACTCGTTGGGCTGATTGGCTGACGCAGATGGATACTTACTTTCCACAACTGCAAAACTACAGCTTGCGGGCATCATGGAAAGAGCAAGTTCGTTCTGAATTACGCATTATTTTTGGCGGTCTTGCATTCGAGCCGATATTGGCTGAGCTTGAGGCTATTCATAAAAATATTCTGCGTAAGCGCGTATTCGTAGCATTGCATATGCATGCTGGTGACGGTAATGTACACACCAATATTCCGGTGAACTCTGATGACTACGAGATGCTGCAAGATGCCCATCGTGCAGTCGATCGTATTATGAAGTTAGCCCGCTCCTTAGATGGCGTGATTTCTGGTGAGCATGGTATTGGTATTACGAAGTTGGAGTACCTGACAGAAGCAGAATTAAAAGACTTCCGTAGCTATAAGAATCGTGTAGACCCTGAAGGCAGATTTAACAAGGGCAAGCTGATGCCGCATGCCGACCTGAGCATGGCTTACACGCCAAGCTTTGGCTTGATGGGGCATGAGTCCATCATCATGCAGCAAAGTGATATCGGCGCTATCGCTGATAGCGTGAAAGATTGCTTACGCTGTGGTAAGTGCAAGCCAGTTTGCGCGACCCACGTGCCACGCGCAAATCTTTTATATAGTCCCCGCGACAAAATTTTGGCGACATCATTATTGATTGAAGCCTTCTTATATGAGGAGCAAACTCGTCGCGGTGTTTCAATTCGGCATTGGGAAATGTTTGATGATGTCGCAGCGCATTGCACTGTCTGTCATAAGTGCTTAACGCCTTGCCCAGTCAAGATCGACTTTGGTGATGTGACGATGAATATGCGCAACCTCATGCGTAAAATGGGTCAGCAGCGTTTTAATCCAGGTACAGCAGCATCGATGTTTTTTTTGAATACCACCAGTCCAGAGACTATTCATTTAGTTCGTACGGCTATGATTGGTTGGGGCTATAAGTTACAGCGCTTAGGCAATGATCTTCTGCGTAAGTTTGCTAAAAAGCAAACTGCACACCCTCCTGCAACTGTCGGGAAACCGACCATCACTGAACAGGTTATTTTCTTTGTAAATAAGAAGATGCCTGGCAATTTGCCGAAAAAGACTGCGCGTGCTTTATTGGATATTGAAGATGCAAACTACGTGCCCATTATTCGGGATCCTAAAACAACCTCTGCCGATACTGAGGCGGTCTTTTACTTCCCGGGCTGCGGATCCGAGCGTCTATTTTCGCAAGTGGGTTTAGCAACCCAAGCAATGCTCTGGAATGTTGGAGTGCAGACAGTGTTGCCACCAGGCTATTTATGCTGCGGCTACCCACAGCGCGGTAATGGTGATTTTGACAAAGCGGATAAGATGATTACGGACAACCGCGTCTTATTTCATCGGGTGGCTAATACCTTGAACTACTTAGATATCAAGACGGTAGTCGTATCTTGCGGCACTTGTTACGACCAATTAGCGGGCTATCAGTTTGAGCAAATCTTCCCTGGTTGCCGGATTATTGATATCCACGAATTTTTAGCCGAGAAGGGTGTCAAGCTCACTGGAGTAACAGGCGTGAAATATATGTATCACGATCCTTGCCACTCCCCCATGAAGTTACAGGACCCTTTGAAGACAGTGAATGAGCTCATCCAATTGGAAGACGGAAAAGCGATTGCGAAAAATGATCGTTGCTGTGGTGAGTCTGGAACCTTAGCGGTTACTCGCCCTGATATTTCTACTCAAGTCCGTTTTCGCAAACAAATTGAAATGGAAAAAGCAGCCAATGATTTGCGTCAGGGCGATTTCACTGGCGACGTTAAAGTATTAACAAGCTGCCCATCTTGCTTGCAAGGCTTAACCCGCTTTGATGCAGATAGTAATACTACTGCTGATTACATCGTAGTTGAGATGGCGCAAAAATTACTCGGTGAAAATTGGATGCAAGACTACGTCACCAAAGCTAACCAAGGCGGTATTGAAAGGGTGTTGGTTTAA
- the ssb gene encoding single-stranded DNA-binding protein — MASVNKVIIVGNVGRDPETRYMPSGDAVTNISVATSDRYKDKQTGEMKETTEWHRVAFFGKLAEIAGQYLKKGSQVYVEGRLRTRKWTDASGQEKYSTEIVAETMQMLGGKPVGGSGDGGESYARSKPAEQSAPASSNAASLGAMDDDIPF, encoded by the coding sequence ATGGCTTCGGTAAATAAGGTCATCATCGTAGGTAATGTAGGACGTGATCCAGAAACGCGTTATATGCCAAGTGGCGACGCCGTTACAAACATTTCAGTAGCAACATCTGATCGCTACAAAGATAAACAAACTGGTGAGATGAAAGAAACCACAGAATGGCATCGCGTTGCATTCTTTGGCAAGCTTGCAGAAATCGCTGGCCAGTACCTCAAAAAAGGTTCGCAGGTTTATGTTGAAGGCCGTTTGCGAACACGCAAATGGACTGATGCCAGTGGACAAGAAAAGTATTCTACCGAGATCGTTGCAGAAACTATGCAAATGCTTGGTGGTAAGCCAGTAGGCGGAAGTGGTGATGGTGGTGAAAGCTATGCTCGCTCAAAGCCGGCTGAGCAGTCTGCCCCCGCATCGTCTAATGCCGCATCCCTCGGTGCAATGGACGATGATATTCCGTTTTAG
- the queF gene encoding NADPH-dependent 7-cyano-7-deazaguanine reductase QueF (Catalyzes the NADPH-dependent reduction of 7-cyano-7-deazaguanine (preQ0) to 7-aminomethyl-7-deazaguanine (preQ1) in queuosine biosynthesis) — protein sequence MATLPLGQSTQYPDQYDPSLLFPIPRAENRKKVGLKEGQVLPFVGVDIWNAFELSWLNQKGKPQIALAEFQIPADSPNMIESKSFKLYLNSLNSARFEDENEVKEKLTADLSVVAGSKITTRINPTEIISKKGMQEMGGILMDRLDIEIDPSLPADSSLLGVNESFGPIEQCLVSHLLKSNCPVTGQPDWASVQIRYQGRPILEEGLLRYLIGFRQLGEFHEHCVETIFTDIKRQCKPEKLSVYARYTRRGGLDINPFRTDHNSPWPENIRHARQ from the coding sequence ATGGCAACGCTTCCACTTGGACAATCAACGCAATATCCAGATCAATATGATCCGAGTTTGCTCTTTCCCATTCCCAGGGCTGAGAACCGCAAGAAGGTAGGACTTAAAGAGGGTCAAGTTTTGCCATTTGTGGGTGTTGACATATGGAACGCATTTGAACTGAGCTGGCTCAATCAAAAAGGAAAACCACAAATTGCCCTGGCTGAGTTTCAGATTCCCGCAGACTCTCCCAACATGATTGAGTCTAAATCTTTCAAGCTCTATCTCAATAGTCTCAATAGCGCCCGCTTTGAAGATGAGAATGAAGTCAAAGAAAAACTCACTGCGGATTTATCAGTAGTGGCTGGCAGCAAGATCACTACTCGCATCAACCCCACTGAAATCATTTCCAAAAAAGGAATGCAAGAGATGGGCGGCATCTTGATGGATCGACTAGATATCGAGATTGATCCAAGCTTGCCTGCAGATTCAAGCCTATTAGGTGTTAATGAATCGTTTGGTCCGATTGAGCAGTGCTTGGTATCGCACTTACTCAAATCAAACTGCCCTGTTACCGGCCAACCGGATTGGGCTAGCGTCCAAATTCGTTATCAAGGACGTCCCATTCTTGAAGAAGGCTTACTGCGCTACCTGATTGGCTTTAGGCAATTGGGTGAGTTTCATGAGCATTGCGTAGAAACAATCTTTACTGACATCAAACGACAGTGCAAACCAGAAAAACTTTCTGTCTACGCCCGCTACACACGACGCGGGGGCCTAGACATCAACCCATTTCGCACTGATCATAATTCGCCTTGGCCCGAAAATATTCGACACGCAAGACAGTAG
- a CDS encoding 5'-nucleotidase produces the protein MSYTLTGKLVVAISSRALFDFEEENRIFESTDDSAYMKLQLERLSEAAQKGVAFPLVKKLLAFNEEGEQRVEVVILSRNDPVSGLRVFRSAEHHGLHLERGVFTRGRPPYHYLRSLHANLFLSANEDDVRATIDAGFPAARVYPESSKTAESHPNEIRIAFDGDAVLFSDEAEQVFQKKGLEAFVDHESKKVDIPLPPGPFKPLLEALHRLQRSTSENGMRIRTALVTARSAPAHERAIRTLMAWGIDVDEAMFLGGLSKSEFLREFEPDFFFDDQTGHCQSAASVAPTGHVVSGVSNKPKS, from the coding sequence ATGTCATACACGCTTACCGGAAAACTCGTCGTTGCGATCTCATCGCGCGCCCTATTTGATTTTGAAGAAGAAAATCGCATCTTTGAGTCAACCGATGACAGCGCTTATATGAAATTACAACTTGAGCGCCTGAGTGAGGCCGCTCAAAAAGGGGTGGCATTTCCATTAGTTAAAAAACTTCTCGCTTTTAATGAAGAAGGTGAGCAACGGGTTGAAGTTGTGATACTTTCCCGCAATGATCCCGTCAGTGGTCTGCGCGTCTTCCGTTCTGCCGAACACCATGGTCTGCATCTTGAACGTGGCGTATTTACCAGAGGTCGCCCTCCCTACCATTACCTACGCTCATTACATGCCAACCTCTTCTTATCGGCCAACGAAGATGATGTGAGAGCAACAATTGATGCAGGCTTCCCAGCTGCGCGAGTCTACCCAGAGTCTAGTAAAACTGCTGAGTCTCACCCCAATGAAATTCGGATTGCATTTGACGGAGATGCAGTCCTGTTCTCCGATGAAGCCGAGCAAGTATTTCAGAAAAAAGGGCTTGAGGCTTTTGTTGATCATGAGAGCAAGAAGGTCGACATTCCATTACCTCCGGGACCCTTCAAACCTTTATTGGAAGCATTGCACAGACTGCAGCGCTCCACTAGCGAAAACGGTATGCGCATTCGTACTGCGCTAGTCACTGCACGCTCTGCCCCAGCACATGAACGTGCTATTCGAACACTGATGGCATGGGGTATTGATGTCGATGAAGCCATGTTCTTAGGTGGCTTATCAAAGAGTGAGTTCTTGCGAGAATTTGAACCCGACTTTTTCTTTGACGATCAAACGGGCCATTGCCAATCAGCTGCATCCGTAGCCCCAACAGGACATGTCGTATCAGGTGTATCGAATAAACCTAAAAGCTAA